A window of the Bombina bombina isolate aBomBom1 chromosome 3, aBomBom1.pri, whole genome shotgun sequence genome harbors these coding sequences:
- the KHDRBS1 gene encoding KH domain-containing, RNA-binding, signal transduction-associated protein 1, with product METDSKYLPELMAEKDSLDPSFTHAMTLLANEIEKLKKGDDGKKDEEDTYLDLFSHKNMKLKERILIPVKLYPKFNFVGKILGPQGHTIKRLQEETGAKISVLGKGSMRDKAKEEELRKGADPKYNHLNMDLHVFIEVFGPPCEAYTRMAHAMEEVKKFLVPDMMDDICQEQFMELSYMNGAPPEQSRGGGRGGPGRGRGAPPPTAAPASRGRGVPPRPLVPRGAPGRGAITRGASVTRGVAPAPVTRGAPSGRSRGASIQRISLPPPAPESYDEYGYEDSYAEPSYEGYEGYYNQNQGGTEYYDYGHGHGEGPESYEGYGQDNWNGSRPSMKAPPSRPVKGGSYREHPYGRF from the exons ATGGAAACCGACAGCAAGTACCTCCCCGAGCTGATGGCTGAGAAAGACAGCCTGGACCCATCTTTCACACATGCAATGACCCTCCTGGCCAATG AAATAGAGAAGCTGAAAAAGGGAGACGATGGCAAAAAGGATGAAGAAGATACATACCTAGACTTGTTCTCCCACAAAAACATGAAGCTTAAGGAACGCATTCTGATACCTGTTAAGTTGTATCCCAAG TTCAACTTCGTTGGGAAAATCCTGGGACCACAGGGGCACACAATCAAAAGGCTCCAAGAAGAAACAGGAGCCAAAATCTCTGTACTTGGCAAAGGCTCTATGAGAGACAAAGCAAAG GAAGAAGAGCTGCGAAAAGGAGCAGATCCAAAATACAACCACCTTAATATGGACCTTCATGTATTTATTGAGGTTTTTGGCCCTCCCTGTGAGGCCTACACACGCATGGCACATGCAATGGAGGAAGTAAAGAAATTCCTAGTCCCG GACATGAtggatgatatctgtcaggaaCAGTTTATGGAACTGTCCTACATGAACGGAGCACCTCCAGAGCAATCCCGTGGAGGAGGAAGAGGTGGCCCAGGTAGAGGCAGGGGGGCACCTCCACCCACAGCAGCTCCTGCTTCCAG GGGCAGAGGTGTACCACCACGTCCTCTTGTGCCAAGAGGTGCCCCAGGACGAGGAGCTATAACACGTGGTGCCAGCGTCACACGAGGTGTTGCTCCTGCCCCTGTTACTAGGGGTGCCCCATCTGGCAGGTCCCGTGGAGCTTCCATCCAGAGGATTTCATTGCCTCCTCCCGCACCTGAAAGTTATGATGAATAT GGTTATGAAGATTCCTATGCTGAGCCAAGTTATGAAGGTTATGAGGGATATTACAACCAGAACCAAGG TGGCACAGAATATTATGATTATGGACATGGACATGGAGAGGGGCCAGAATCCTATGAAGGCTATG GGCAAGATAATTGGAATGGATCACGACCTTCCATGAAAGCTCCCCCTTCCCGTCCTGTGAAGGGTGGAAGCTACAGAGAACATCCTTATGGACGTTTCTGA